The Neovison vison isolate M4711 chromosome 5, ASM_NN_V1, whole genome shotgun sequence genome includes a region encoding these proteins:
- the CD300LF gene encoding CMRF35-like molecule 1 isoform X1 — protein MYLLLSFLFLFRLAGSADIIGPAAVRGPVGGQLAVHCRYGPGWETYRKWWCRGAVWSDCHILVLTDGSEREAKRDRVSIKDDWKSQMFTVTMEKLRWNDTDAYWCGIERTGVDAGVIVQVAIDPAPTTVPTSITPSTTMSTGTAETAASYQSSDSSNSMKLSILIPLTVVVLLLLLVAASFLALRKMRQQNEAAGVSPEQVVQPPEGEGDICYANLALQSTSTSHESSQKKGCTKSSSSAPDDQPEVEYVTMAPLQKEEIPYADLSWELLNQDATYCNMSFHVAHVPSRSQEESMAYSSIRRSKPGLQAPLTHPT, from the exons GCTCAGCTGACATCATAGGTCCAGCAGCAGTCAGAGGCCCCGTTGGGGGCCAACTGGCCGTGCACTGTCGCTATGGCCCCGGGTGGGAGACCTACCGTAAGTGGTGGTGTCGAGGAGCCGTGTGGAGTGACTGCCATATCCTCGTTCTTACCGACGGATCAGAGCGGGAAGCGAAGCGTGACCGAGTATCCATCAAGGACGATTGGAAATCGCAGATGTTCACGGTGACCATGGAGAAGCTCAGGTGGAACGATACAGACGCTTACTGGTGTGGGATTGAAAGGACTGGAGTTGACGCTGGGGTCATTGTTCAAGTGGCCATTGACCCAG CACCAACTACAGTACCAACCTCCATCACCCCCTCAACCACCATGTCCACTGGGACAGCAGAGACTGCGGCCAGCTACCAGTCCAGTGACAG CTCTAACTCCATGAAGCTCAGCATCCTGATTCCCCTCACTGTGGTTGTGTTGCTGCTTCTCCTGGTGGCGGCCTCATTCTTGGCTTTGAGGAAGATGAGGCAACAGAACGAAG ctGCTGGGGTATCCCCAGAGCAG GTGGTCCAGCCCCCGGAAGGGGAGGGGGATATCTGCTATGCAAACCTGGCCCTGCAGTCAACCAGCACCTCCCACGAGTCCTCCCAGAAGAAGGGCTGCACAaagtcctcctcctctgccccggATGACCAGCCGGAAGTGGAATATGTCACCATG GCCCCCCTCCAGAAGGAGGAGATTCCTTATGCAGATCTTTCTTGGGAGCTTTTGAATCAGGACGCAACCTATTGCAACATGAGCTTCCACGTTGCCCACGTTCCCAGCAGGAGCCAAGAGGAATCCATGGCATACAGCAGCATCAGGAGATCTAAGCCTGGgctccaggcgcccctcacccacCCCACATAA
- the CD300LF gene encoding CMRF35-like molecule 1 isoform X2: MYLLLSFLFLFRLAEREAKRDRVSIKDDWKSQMFTVTMEKLRWNDTDAYWCGIERTGVDAGVIVQVAIDPAPTTVPTSITPSTTMSTGTAETAASYQSSDSSNSMKLSILIPLTVVVLLLLLVAASFLALRKMRQQNEAAGVSPEQVVQPPEGEGDICYANLALQSTSTSHESSQKKGCTKSSSSAPDDQPEVEYVTMAPLQKEEIPYADLSWELLNQDATYCNMSFHVAHVPSRSQEESMAYSSIRRSKPGLQAPLTHPT; encoded by the exons AGCGGGAAGCGAAGCGTGACCGAGTATCCATCAAGGACGATTGGAAATCGCAGATGTTCACGGTGACCATGGAGAAGCTCAGGTGGAACGATACAGACGCTTACTGGTGTGGGATTGAAAGGACTGGAGTTGACGCTGGGGTCATTGTTCAAGTGGCCATTGACCCAG CACCAACTACAGTACCAACCTCCATCACCCCCTCAACCACCATGTCCACTGGGACAGCAGAGACTGCGGCCAGCTACCAGTCCAGTGACAG CTCTAACTCCATGAAGCTCAGCATCCTGATTCCCCTCACTGTGGTTGTGTTGCTGCTTCTCCTGGTGGCGGCCTCATTCTTGGCTTTGAGGAAGATGAGGCAACAGAACGAAG ctGCTGGGGTATCCCCAGAGCAG GTGGTCCAGCCCCCGGAAGGGGAGGGGGATATCTGCTATGCAAACCTGGCCCTGCAGTCAACCAGCACCTCCCACGAGTCCTCCCAGAAGAAGGGCTGCACAaagtcctcctcctctgccccggATGACCAGCCGGAAGTGGAATATGTCACCATG GCCCCCCTCCAGAAGGAGGAGATTCCTTATGCAGATCTTTCTTGGGAGCTTTTGAATCAGGACGCAACCTATTGCAACATGAGCTTCCACGTTGCCCACGTTCCCAGCAGGAGCCAAGAGGAATCCATGGCATACAGCAGCATCAGGAGATCTAAGCCTGGgctccaggcgcccctcacccacCCCACATAA